CCGACATTGACCAGGGTGATCAGTCTCATATCGGCGGGAATGCCCAGGATGTCCTTGGCCTTGCCCTCATCGTACCCGGCGATGGGATGGGCGACCAGGCCGAGCTCCGTGGCTCGCAGGATTAAAAAGGCGGTGGCCATGCCGGTATCGAAAAGATAATATTCCCTTTCCTTGACCAGGCAATCCAGGTCCCTGCGGCTGCAAACGGCGATGATCATCGAGGCTGCTTGCGTCCATTCGTTGCCCTTGTTCATGGCTCCCCGCAGCCGGTCTAGGACATCCGCGTCATAGGCGAAAACAAAGCGCCAGGGCTGATTGTTAAAACAGGATGCCGACAACGACGCGGCCATCGCCAGGTCGCGGACCAATTCTTC
This Candidatus Aminicenantes bacterium DNA region includes the following protein-coding sequences:
- a CDS encoding nitroreductase family protein — protein: MELMEIIRMRRAYRSFQAVEINEELVRDLAMAASLSASCFNNQPWRFVFAYDADVLDRLRGAMNKGNEWTQAASMIIAVCSRRDLDCLVKEREYYLFDTGMATAFLILRATELGLVAHPIAGYDEGKAKDILGIPADMRLITLVNVGRHLLPPNPLLNPKQAEGEKERPERLPLSEIMKLNHY